Proteins encoded together in one Miscanthus floridulus cultivar M001 chromosome 16, ASM1932011v1, whole genome shotgun sequence window:
- the LOC136512885 gene encoding uncharacterized protein: MAPPPEPRRPYKRPAISDQQRRRELALQAQSSRRADAQARARALATSLLTTQAPAAATSRHEEEEYDEHEEEEHEHELTIAGVAAAAAASRLRGPDARRWFARQIMLPEWMVDAPPHLATDWHVFARPSGKRCLVVSSNGMTISRVRNGSILHRFPSALPNGSKRDISGPASSYSILDCIFHEPDETYYIIDMICWRGYSLYDCTAEFRFFWVNSKIAETSAGDPPSTYHRYRFSALPVYDCTLEGLQAAYSGSMPYVKDGLLFYNKHAHYQAGITPLALVWKDETCSQYVIDTDKKGEIPSEQHLVLELLEDGRVVTSDDPPVAFGSLDSAFIQKSNLRPGNLLRFAVRDESVKLVDGKMQIGQLQFVGKPNRARAFADSHSKVLFQYAARHVPLRIEDLVASIQSNNMELESTDVEMQD, translated from the exons atggcgccgccgccggagccccGCCGCCCGTACAAGCGACCGGCCATCTCCGACCAGCAGCGCCGCCGGGAGCTCGCCCTCCAGGCGCAGTCCTCCCGGCGCGCCGACGCCCAGGCGCGCGCCCGCGCCCTCGCCACTTCCCTCCTCACCACCCAGGCCCCTGCCGCAGCCACCAGTCGCCACGAGGAGGAGGAGTACGACgagcatgaggaggaggagcacgaGCACGAGCTCACCATCGCTGGcgtcgcggcggcggccgccgcctccaGGCTCCGCGGCCCCGACGCGCGCCGGTGGTTCGCGCGTCAGATCATGCTTCCCGAGTGGATGGTCGACGCCCCGCCCCACCTCGCCACCGACTG GCATGTTTTTGCCCGACCTTCTGGCAAACGATGTTTGGTTGTGTCATCCAATGGCATGACGATCAGCAGGGTTCGTAACGGGTCCATCCTTCATCGTTTCCCTTCGGCACTACCGAACGGATCAAAGAGAGATATTTCTGGCCCAGCGAGCTCGTACTCCATTCTCGATTGCATTTTTCATGAG CCTGATGAGACATACTATATCATTGATATGATCTGTTGGCGAGGCTATTCGCTCTATGACTGCACTGCTGAGTTCAGGTTTTTCTGGGTCAACTCTAAGATTGCAGAAACTTCTGCTGGTGATCCTCCATCAACATACCATAGATATAGATTCAGTGCACTCCCTGTATACGATTGCACTCTTGAGGGTCTCCAAGCAGCATACTCGGGCAGCATGCCCTATGTCAAAGATGGCTTGCTGTTCTACAACAA GCATGCACATTATCAAGCTGGGATTACTCCTCTTGCCCTGGTATGGAAAGACGAGACTTGTAGCCAATATGTTATTGATACGGACAAGAAGGGAGAAATACCAAGTGAACAACAT CTTGTGTTGGAGCTGCTAGAAGATGGAAGGGTAGTTACTTCTGACGATCCTCCTGTTGCATTTGGCAGCTTGGACAGTGCATTCATACAGAAG TCAAACCTACGACCAGGGAATCTTCTCCGCTTTGCAGTTAGAGATGAAAGTGTGAAACTTGTGGATGGAAAGATGCAGATCGGTCAGCTGCAGTTTGTTGGAAAGCCAAACCGTGCTCGTGCTTTTGCTGACAGCCATTCAAAA GTTTTGTTCCAGTATGCAGCAAGGCATGTTCCTCTGAGAATTGAGGATCTGGTTGCCTCCATTCAATCAAACAATATGGAGCTTGAATCCACTGATGTTGAAATGCAAGATTAA